A window from Onychostoma macrolepis isolate SWU-2019 chromosome 07, ASM1243209v1, whole genome shotgun sequence encodes these proteins:
- the wdr97 gene encoding WD repeat-containing protein 97 isoform X2, protein MKMVKEESLQSSSPERTNGEKGCQMWTEGIDEMNYGNVSPSILTHGLCHVLHLSCEETVSHMTCGEGAAGFASLHSSGHVQFYYPDGRLRDPSFCQSLTIRYAGLTSTHLPGRLVGWGPGAVLTVLDAELNPLVRAVEPMDVRVCKILEHSNELVTAGKGNVCVWCLAHLVCRKRVVEGLGRQVIFTHLALMTSRTQQCLRALAAYGRAVVVVDLTEGCIMEHKKNLHLREITGMVYCPLRRIVVTASDMTIRVWGPDWELQMAFVGHTALVTSLVLCPVSGLLLSSSLDGTLRCWRPEVGDQVQTISIPNGCPPPLVMGGPDSAGTFFSYSTNSVDFWTFNCLYNLHCRLDGVLRGPVRQILTPPTPPSFRACVVCIHGNSDVTVVTKETGEVLTRFQAIGRVRCADYCVPKEILLVLTEDGVVTIASTLTSPVTILDEWHGIEHWKWSGGQIQANIGTVCCMVLYNDVKDIQIGQEEWRSLQMQRSHKPKKIKLLHDAKNRFLVILGHCGGCVSVLNMHSGKIQFRTSAHNNQNISSMQAYPNSGYLLTAGEDKALLVWRVFPCAQQCLSLHFSVLCDLPPVLMALMGTQLTLALQVPENDTYSLVQYSLDSQSRSDQQPNEKHHNKITGLCACHQLSMFASSSQDGTVRIWDMENHLLRILELNAEPECLAYCESGDLLLGITGDLYRIPRTQLLPLDCRTQKWYPDSELPKSWIPIMSRECRTESCHITKKDGPETYDRIKDPDFGALMAIHKDLESLQKGDVECRRRKPANIKSKREAFNNYLGLIYRQPLDIRIPEEDMFDVYAILFPPKLPELPPLSPSSFTDGLSTRLHSSKTQSELEVQRLYNEEEEKKKKREEADMHLAPVVKSPSTQKSPLPPSPVAETLIYPPQKPLPPIKSPTPPLTPPSKPAPTLLTSVPPSPSSALPSPTSHVPEFLLQFVDEQWFQKMFPDLSCISSSLCPKEFCKHLLNFMMSCSVAQKNSILNALLMLIQQEVLDKESLSTGLLVCLENCIHKNMLREEQHFVGELLNVLVYLSPDGFDTIVELLAMLANKEADLKDLVLCVLQRLGVEEAELWLCPELESWNSLTKHKPNQHHSLRDMASHWLLTWTRKYKVYSGSVFLRSEGIQSVFTPVEVLKYFCSVQKGKQTRPPPPPPEGRKDAVIVPSDLPRLKPIQRLGETYSMSRIREPQGHLLPPLPYRPVLMDFPRFLSLPMARVTLSSFPFSLDFQHFRRPSPQRYFFLEHSYVQYYR, encoded by the exons ATGAAGATGGTTAAAGAAGAGTCTCTACAAAGTTCATCGCCTGAACGAACAAATGGTGAAAAGGGCTGTCAAATGTGGACGGAGGGCATCGATGAA ATGAATTATGGGAATGTTAGCCCCAGCATTCTCACCCATGGCCTTTGTCATGTCCTCCACCTCTCCTGTGAAGAGACTGTTAGTCACATGACCTGTGGTGAGGGTGCCGCAGGCTTCGCTAGTCTCCACAGTAGTGGTCATGTGCAGTTTTATtatcccgatggccgtctaagAGATCCATCTTTTTGTCAATCCCTCACCATCCGTTATGCCGGCCTCACCTCCACACATCTGCCAGGCAGACTGGTTGGCTGGGGACCTGGGGCTGTTCTCACCGTACTAGATGCAGAACTGAATCCTCTGGTTCGTGCTGTGGAGCCCATGGATGTGAGGGTGTGCAAG ATTTTGGAGCACTCTAATGAGCTTGTCACAGCTGGAAAGggaaatgtatgtgtgtggtgCCTCGCACACTTGGTGTGTCGCAAACGAGTGGTGGAGGGTTTGGGGAGACAAGTTATTTTCACACATCTAGCACTGATGACTAGCAGGACTCAGCAGTGCCTCAGAGCACTGGCTGCATATGGACGAGCTGTGGTTGTGGTGGACCTTACAGAGGGATGCATTATGGAGCACAAGAAGAACCTCCATTTAag GGAAATCACAGGGATGGTCTACTGTCCACTTAGGCGTATTGTGGTTACTGCATCAGATATGACAATCAGAGTGTGGGGACCAGACTGGGAACTTCAGATGGCCTTTGTGGGACATACTG CTCTTGTCACTTCTCTAGTTCTGTGTCCTGTCTCTGGCCTGTTGTTGTCATCTTCTCTTGATGGTACTTTGAGATGCTGGAGACCAGAAGTTGGAGACCAAGTCCAGACTATATCCATTCCTAATGGGTGCCCACCTCCTCTAGTCATGGGAGGCCCAGATAGTGCTGGCACCTTCTTCTCATACTCCACCAACAGTGTGGACTTCTGGACCTTCAACTGCCTCTACAATCTACACTGCAGACTGGACGGGGTCCTAAGAGGTCCTGTCCGCCAAATCCTAACCCCACCAACCCCCCCTTCCTTCCGTGCCTGTGTAGTTTGTATCCATGGAAACAGTGATGTCACAGTTGTTACGAAAGAAACGGGTGAAGTGCTCACTAGATTCCAAGCCATTGGAAGAGTAAGGTGTGCTGATTACTGTGTACCTAAAGAGATCTTACTGGTCCTCACTGAGGATGGAGTGGTAACTATTGCTAGTACATTGACCAGTCCAGTAACAATACTGGATGAGTGGCATGGGATAGAGCATTGGAAATGGTCAGGTGGGCAGATACAAGCAAATATAGGCACAGTTTGCTGCATGGTCTTATATAATGATGTTAAAGATATACAAATAGGACAGGAAGAATGGAGATCCTTACAGATGCAGAGATCACACAAGCCAAAGAAGATAAAACTTCTACATGATGCAAAAAACAG GTTTCTGGTTATACTGGGCCATTGTGGTGGTTGTGTGTCTGTGCTTAATATGCATTCTGGCAAAATCCAGTTCAGAACTTCTGCTCACAACAACCAGAACATCAGCAGCATGCAGGCATACCCCAACAGTGGCTACCTGCTGACTGCAG GTGAAGATAAAGCTTTGCTGGTTTGGCGTGTGTTCCCATGTGCTCAGCAGTGTTTGAGTCTCCATTTCAGCGTGTTGTGTGATCTGCCTCCTGTTTTGATGGCACTGATGGGAACCCAACTCACTCTCGCCTTACAAGTTCCTGAGAATGATACTTATAGCCTGGTGCAATATAGCTTAGACAGCCAGAGCAGATCTGACCAGCAACCCAATGAAAAGCATCACAACAAAATCACAG GCCTCTGTGCTTGTCATCAGCTGAGCATGTTTGCTTCAAGCAGTCAGGATGGGACTGTACGGATCTGGGATATGGAAAACCACCTTCTTAG AATTCTTGAGCTGAATGCAGAGCCAGAGTGTTTGGCGTACTGTGAGAGTGGAGACCTGCTATTGGGTATCACAGGAGACCTCTACAGAATCCCCCGCACACAACTACTGCCTCTGGACTGCAGGACACAA AAATGGTATCCAGACTCTGAATTACCCAAATCCTGGATCCCAATCATGAGCCGTGAATGCAG GACAGAGAGTTGCCATATTACTAAAAAGGATGGTCCTGAAACTTATGATAGGATAAAAGATCCA GACTTTGGGGCACTTATGGCAATACATAAAGATCTGGAATCCTTGCAAAAAGGAGATGTTGAGTGCAGAAGGAGAAAACCAGCCAACATAAAATCCAAACGAGAGGCTTTCAATAATTACCTGGGTCTAATTTACAGGCAACCCCTTGATATAAGG ATTCCAGAAGAAGATATGTTTGATGTGTATGCTATACTTTTTCCACCTAAACTCCCTGAGCTTCCTCCGCTGAGCCCTTCCTCCTTCACCGATGGCTTATCCACGAGACTACATTCTTCTAAAACACAG AGCGAACTAGAAGTGCAACGCTTGTATAAtgaagaggaggagaagaagaagaagagggaAGAGGCTGACATGCATCTCGCACCCGTTGTAAAGTCTCCATCAACACAGAAGAGCCCTCTTCCACCTTCACCAGTGGCAGAGACACTCATATACCCT CCACAAAAGCCCCTTCCACCAATAAAGAGTCCTACACCCCCTCTGACTCCACCCTCCAAACCTGCCCCAACTTTACTCACCTCTGTCCCTCCCTCGCCCTCTTCTGCCCTACCCTCTCCCACCTCACATGTACCAGAGTTTCTCCTGCAGTTTGTGGATGAACAGTGGTTTCAGAAGATGTTTCCTGATCTGAGT TGTATTTCGAGTTCTTTATGCCCCAAGGAATTCTGCAAGCATCTGTTGAACTTCATGATGTCTTGCAGCGTGGCTCAGAAGAATAGCATCCTGAATGCATTACTTATGCTAATACAGCAGGAGGTGTTAGACAAAGAATCTCTCAGTACAGGACTGCTGGTTTGCCTGGAAAACTGCATTCACAAAAACATG TTAAGGGAGGAACAGCATTTTGTCGGTGAGCTGCTGAATGTGCTGGTGTATCTGAGTCCTGACGGTTTTGACACCATTGTGGAGCTACTCGCCATGTTGGCAAATAAAGAAGCTGATCTTAA GGATTTAGTACTGTGTGTGCTGCAAAGGTTGGGTGTGGAGGAAGCTGAACTGTGGTTATGTCCAGAATTAGAGTCCTGGAACTCCCTGACAAAGCATAAGCCTAACCAGCACCACAGTCTTCGAGACATGGCCAGCCACTGGCTGCTTACCTGGACCAGAAAGTACAAG GTGTACAGTGGGTCTGTGTTCCTACGCAGTGAAGGAATACAGAGTGTGTTCACACCTGTGGAGGTGCTCAAATATTTCTGCTCTGTGCAAAAAGGCAAACAAACTCGACCACCACCACCTCCACCAGAGGGCAGGAAAGATGCTGTCATTGTGCCTTCAGACTTGCCTAG ACTGAAACCAATTCAGCGCCTGGGAGAGACGTACAGCATGTCTAGGATACGGGAGCCTCAAG GACATCTGCTGCCACCATTGCCATATCGACCTGTGTTGATGGATTTCCCACGGTTCCTCTCTCTACCAATGGCTCGTGTAACACTTTCTTCATTCCCCTTTTCCCTGGATTTTCAGCACTTCAGACGCCCCTCACCACAAAGATACTTCTTCCTGGAGCACTCCTATGTACAATATTACAGATAG
- the wdr97 gene encoding WD repeat-containing protein 97 isoform X1: MLKHYNALTESLKSQAIHFFLFLPPLPTLFLGPTPSPFTFTVEHSASVQMNYGNVSPSILTHGLCHVLHLSCEETVSHMTCGEGAAGFASLHSSGHVQFYYPDGRLRDPSFCQSLTIRYAGLTSTHLPGRLVGWGPGAVLTVLDAELNPLVRAVEPMDVRVCKILEHSNELVTAGKGNVCVWCLAHLVCRKRVVEGLGRQVIFTHLALMTSRTQQCLRALAAYGRAVVVVDLTEGCIMEHKKNLHLREITGMVYCPLRRIVVTASDMTIRVWGPDWELQMAFVGHTALVTSLVLCPVSGLLLSSSLDGTLRCWRPEVGDQVQTISIPNGCPPPLVMGGPDSAGTFFSYSTNSVDFWTFNCLYNLHCRLDGVLRGPVRQILTPPTPPSFRACVVCIHGNSDVTVVTKETGEVLTRFQAIGRVRCADYCVPKEILLVLTEDGVVTIASTLTSPVTILDEWHGIEHWKWSGGQIQANIGTVCCMVLYNDVKDIQIGQEEWRSLQMQRSHKPKKIKLLHDAKNRFLVILGHCGGCVSVLNMHSGKIQFRTSAHNNQNISSMQAYPNSGYLLTAGEDKALLVWRVFPCAQQCLSLHFSVLCDLPPVLMALMGTQLTLALQVPENDTYSLVQYSLDSQSRSDQQPNEKHHNKITGLCACHQLSMFASSSQDGTVRIWDMENHLLRILELNAEPECLAYCESGDLLLGITGDLYRIPRTQLLPLDCRTQKWYPDSELPKSWIPIMSRECRTESCHITKKDGPETYDRIKDPDFGALMAIHKDLESLQKGDVECRRRKPANIKSKREAFNNYLGLIYRQPLDIRIPEEDMFDVYAILFPPKLPELPPLSPSSFTDGLSTRLHSSKTQSELEVQRLYNEEEEKKKKREEADMHLAPVVKSPSTQKSPLPPSPVAETLIYPPQKPLPPIKSPTPPLTPPSKPAPTLLTSVPPSPSSALPSPTSHVPEFLLQFVDEQWFQKMFPDLSCISSSLCPKEFCKHLLNFMMSCSVAQKNSILNALLMLIQQEVLDKESLSTGLLVCLENCIHKNMLREEQHFVGELLNVLVYLSPDGFDTIVELLAMLANKEADLKDLVLCVLQRLGVEEAELWLCPELESWNSLTKHKPNQHHSLRDMASHWLLTWTRKYKVYSGSVFLRSEGIQSVFTPVEVLKYFCSVQKGKQTRPPPPPPEGRKDAVIVPSDLPRLKPIQRLGETYSMSRIREPQGHLLPPLPYRPVLMDFPRFLSLPMARVTLSSFPFSLDFQHFRRPSPQRYFFLEHSYVQYYR, translated from the exons ATGCTTAAGCACTATAATGCATTAACAGAGAGCCTGAAATCACAGGccattcatttctttcttttccttcCTCCTCTTCCCACCTTGTTCCTTGGACCTACTCCATCAccttttactttcactgttGAACATTCTGCCTCTGTTCAGATGAATTATGGGAATGTTAGCCCCAGCATTCTCACCCATGGCCTTTGTCATGTCCTCCACCTCTCCTGTGAAGAGACTGTTAGTCACATGACCTGTGGTGAGGGTGCCGCAGGCTTCGCTAGTCTCCACAGTAGTGGTCATGTGCAGTTTTATtatcccgatggccgtctaagAGATCCATCTTTTTGTCAATCCCTCACCATCCGTTATGCCGGCCTCACCTCCACACATCTGCCAGGCAGACTGGTTGGCTGGGGACCTGGGGCTGTTCTCACCGTACTAGATGCAGAACTGAATCCTCTGGTTCGTGCTGTGGAGCCCATGGATGTGAGGGTGTGCAAG ATTTTGGAGCACTCTAATGAGCTTGTCACAGCTGGAAAGggaaatgtatgtgtgtggtgCCTCGCACACTTGGTGTGTCGCAAACGAGTGGTGGAGGGTTTGGGGAGACAAGTTATTTTCACACATCTAGCACTGATGACTAGCAGGACTCAGCAGTGCCTCAGAGCACTGGCTGCATATGGACGAGCTGTGGTTGTGGTGGACCTTACAGAGGGATGCATTATGGAGCACAAGAAGAACCTCCATTTAag GGAAATCACAGGGATGGTCTACTGTCCACTTAGGCGTATTGTGGTTACTGCATCAGATATGACAATCAGAGTGTGGGGACCAGACTGGGAACTTCAGATGGCCTTTGTGGGACATACTG CTCTTGTCACTTCTCTAGTTCTGTGTCCTGTCTCTGGCCTGTTGTTGTCATCTTCTCTTGATGGTACTTTGAGATGCTGGAGACCAGAAGTTGGAGACCAAGTCCAGACTATATCCATTCCTAATGGGTGCCCACCTCCTCTAGTCATGGGAGGCCCAGATAGTGCTGGCACCTTCTTCTCATACTCCACCAACAGTGTGGACTTCTGGACCTTCAACTGCCTCTACAATCTACACTGCAGACTGGACGGGGTCCTAAGAGGTCCTGTCCGCCAAATCCTAACCCCACCAACCCCCCCTTCCTTCCGTGCCTGTGTAGTTTGTATCCATGGAAACAGTGATGTCACAGTTGTTACGAAAGAAACGGGTGAAGTGCTCACTAGATTCCAAGCCATTGGAAGAGTAAGGTGTGCTGATTACTGTGTACCTAAAGAGATCTTACTGGTCCTCACTGAGGATGGAGTGGTAACTATTGCTAGTACATTGACCAGTCCAGTAACAATACTGGATGAGTGGCATGGGATAGAGCATTGGAAATGGTCAGGTGGGCAGATACAAGCAAATATAGGCACAGTTTGCTGCATGGTCTTATATAATGATGTTAAAGATATACAAATAGGACAGGAAGAATGGAGATCCTTACAGATGCAGAGATCACACAAGCCAAAGAAGATAAAACTTCTACATGATGCAAAAAACAG GTTTCTGGTTATACTGGGCCATTGTGGTGGTTGTGTGTCTGTGCTTAATATGCATTCTGGCAAAATCCAGTTCAGAACTTCTGCTCACAACAACCAGAACATCAGCAGCATGCAGGCATACCCCAACAGTGGCTACCTGCTGACTGCAG GTGAAGATAAAGCTTTGCTGGTTTGGCGTGTGTTCCCATGTGCTCAGCAGTGTTTGAGTCTCCATTTCAGCGTGTTGTGTGATCTGCCTCCTGTTTTGATGGCACTGATGGGAACCCAACTCACTCTCGCCTTACAAGTTCCTGAGAATGATACTTATAGCCTGGTGCAATATAGCTTAGACAGCCAGAGCAGATCTGACCAGCAACCCAATGAAAAGCATCACAACAAAATCACAG GCCTCTGTGCTTGTCATCAGCTGAGCATGTTTGCTTCAAGCAGTCAGGATGGGACTGTACGGATCTGGGATATGGAAAACCACCTTCTTAG AATTCTTGAGCTGAATGCAGAGCCAGAGTGTTTGGCGTACTGTGAGAGTGGAGACCTGCTATTGGGTATCACAGGAGACCTCTACAGAATCCCCCGCACACAACTACTGCCTCTGGACTGCAGGACACAA AAATGGTATCCAGACTCTGAATTACCCAAATCCTGGATCCCAATCATGAGCCGTGAATGCAG GACAGAGAGTTGCCATATTACTAAAAAGGATGGTCCTGAAACTTATGATAGGATAAAAGATCCA GACTTTGGGGCACTTATGGCAATACATAAAGATCTGGAATCCTTGCAAAAAGGAGATGTTGAGTGCAGAAGGAGAAAACCAGCCAACATAAAATCCAAACGAGAGGCTTTCAATAATTACCTGGGTCTAATTTACAGGCAACCCCTTGATATAAGG ATTCCAGAAGAAGATATGTTTGATGTGTATGCTATACTTTTTCCACCTAAACTCCCTGAGCTTCCTCCGCTGAGCCCTTCCTCCTTCACCGATGGCTTATCCACGAGACTACATTCTTCTAAAACACAG AGCGAACTAGAAGTGCAACGCTTGTATAAtgaagaggaggagaagaagaagaagagggaAGAGGCTGACATGCATCTCGCACCCGTTGTAAAGTCTCCATCAACACAGAAGAGCCCTCTTCCACCTTCACCAGTGGCAGAGACACTCATATACCCT CCACAAAAGCCCCTTCCACCAATAAAGAGTCCTACACCCCCTCTGACTCCACCCTCCAAACCTGCCCCAACTTTACTCACCTCTGTCCCTCCCTCGCCCTCTTCTGCCCTACCCTCTCCCACCTCACATGTACCAGAGTTTCTCCTGCAGTTTGTGGATGAACAGTGGTTTCAGAAGATGTTTCCTGATCTGAGT TGTATTTCGAGTTCTTTATGCCCCAAGGAATTCTGCAAGCATCTGTTGAACTTCATGATGTCTTGCAGCGTGGCTCAGAAGAATAGCATCCTGAATGCATTACTTATGCTAATACAGCAGGAGGTGTTAGACAAAGAATCTCTCAGTACAGGACTGCTGGTTTGCCTGGAAAACTGCATTCACAAAAACATG TTAAGGGAGGAACAGCATTTTGTCGGTGAGCTGCTGAATGTGCTGGTGTATCTGAGTCCTGACGGTTTTGACACCATTGTGGAGCTACTCGCCATGTTGGCAAATAAAGAAGCTGATCTTAA GGATTTAGTACTGTGTGTGCTGCAAAGGTTGGGTGTGGAGGAAGCTGAACTGTGGTTATGTCCAGAATTAGAGTCCTGGAACTCCCTGACAAAGCATAAGCCTAACCAGCACCACAGTCTTCGAGACATGGCCAGCCACTGGCTGCTTACCTGGACCAGAAAGTACAAG GTGTACAGTGGGTCTGTGTTCCTACGCAGTGAAGGAATACAGAGTGTGTTCACACCTGTGGAGGTGCTCAAATATTTCTGCTCTGTGCAAAAAGGCAAACAAACTCGACCACCACCACCTCCACCAGAGGGCAGGAAAGATGCTGTCATTGTGCCTTCAGACTTGCCTAG ACTGAAACCAATTCAGCGCCTGGGAGAGACGTACAGCATGTCTAGGATACGGGAGCCTCAAG GACATCTGCTGCCACCATTGCCATATCGACCTGTGTTGATGGATTTCCCACGGTTCCTCTCTCTACCAATGGCTCGTGTAACACTTTCTTCATTCCCCTTTTCCCTGGATTTTCAGCACTTCAGACGCCCCTCACCACAAAGATACTTCTTCCTGGAGCACTCCTATGTACAATATTACAGATAG
- the wdr97 gene encoding WD repeat-containing protein 97 isoform X3 gives MDVRVCKILEHSNELVTAGKGNVCVWCLAHLVCRKRVVEGLGRQVIFTHLALMTSRTQQCLRALAAYGRAVVVVDLTEGCIMEHKKNLHLREITGMVYCPLRRIVVTASDMTIRVWGPDWELQMAFVGHTALVTSLVLCPVSGLLLSSSLDGTLRCWRPEVGDQVQTISIPNGCPPPLVMGGPDSAGTFFSYSTNSVDFWTFNCLYNLHCRLDGVLRGPVRQILTPPTPPSFRACVVCIHGNSDVTVVTKETGEVLTRFQAIGRVRCADYCVPKEILLVLTEDGVVTIASTLTSPVTILDEWHGIEHWKWSGGQIQANIGTVCCMVLYNDVKDIQIGQEEWRSLQMQRSHKPKKIKLLHDAKNRFLVILGHCGGCVSVLNMHSGKIQFRTSAHNNQNISSMQAYPNSGYLLTAGEDKALLVWRVFPCAQQCLSLHFSVLCDLPPVLMALMGTQLTLALQVPENDTYSLVQYSLDSQSRSDQQPNEKHHNKITGLCACHQLSMFASSSQDGTVRIWDMENHLLRILELNAEPECLAYCESGDLLLGITGDLYRIPRTQLLPLDCRTQKWYPDSELPKSWIPIMSRECRTESCHITKKDGPETYDRIKDPDFGALMAIHKDLESLQKGDVECRRRKPANIKSKREAFNNYLGLIYRQPLDIRIPEEDMFDVYAILFPPKLPELPPLSPSSFTDGLSTRLHSSKTQSELEVQRLYNEEEEKKKKREEADMHLAPVVKSPSTQKSPLPPSPVAETLIYPPQKPLPPIKSPTPPLTPPSKPAPTLLTSVPPSPSSALPSPTSHVPEFLLQFVDEQWFQKMFPDLSCISSSLCPKEFCKHLLNFMMSCSVAQKNSILNALLMLIQQEVLDKESLSTGLLVCLENCIHKNMLREEQHFVGELLNVLVYLSPDGFDTIVELLAMLANKEADLKDLVLCVLQRLGVEEAELWLCPELESWNSLTKHKPNQHHSLRDMASHWLLTWTRKYKVYSGSVFLRSEGIQSVFTPVEVLKYFCSVQKGKQTRPPPPPPEGRKDAVIVPSDLPRLKPIQRLGETYSMSRIREPQGHLLPPLPYRPVLMDFPRFLSLPMARVTLSSFPFSLDFQHFRRPSPQRYFFLEHSYVQYYR, from the exons ATGGATGTGAGGGTGTGCAAG ATTTTGGAGCACTCTAATGAGCTTGTCACAGCTGGAAAGggaaatgtatgtgtgtggtgCCTCGCACACTTGGTGTGTCGCAAACGAGTGGTGGAGGGTTTGGGGAGACAAGTTATTTTCACACATCTAGCACTGATGACTAGCAGGACTCAGCAGTGCCTCAGAGCACTGGCTGCATATGGACGAGCTGTGGTTGTGGTGGACCTTACAGAGGGATGCATTATGGAGCACAAGAAGAACCTCCATTTAag GGAAATCACAGGGATGGTCTACTGTCCACTTAGGCGTATTGTGGTTACTGCATCAGATATGACAATCAGAGTGTGGGGACCAGACTGGGAACTTCAGATGGCCTTTGTGGGACATACTG CTCTTGTCACTTCTCTAGTTCTGTGTCCTGTCTCTGGCCTGTTGTTGTCATCTTCTCTTGATGGTACTTTGAGATGCTGGAGACCAGAAGTTGGAGACCAAGTCCAGACTATATCCATTCCTAATGGGTGCCCACCTCCTCTAGTCATGGGAGGCCCAGATAGTGCTGGCACCTTCTTCTCATACTCCACCAACAGTGTGGACTTCTGGACCTTCAACTGCCTCTACAATCTACACTGCAGACTGGACGGGGTCCTAAGAGGTCCTGTCCGCCAAATCCTAACCCCACCAACCCCCCCTTCCTTCCGTGCCTGTGTAGTTTGTATCCATGGAAACAGTGATGTCACAGTTGTTACGAAAGAAACGGGTGAAGTGCTCACTAGATTCCAAGCCATTGGAAGAGTAAGGTGTGCTGATTACTGTGTACCTAAAGAGATCTTACTGGTCCTCACTGAGGATGGAGTGGTAACTATTGCTAGTACATTGACCAGTCCAGTAACAATACTGGATGAGTGGCATGGGATAGAGCATTGGAAATGGTCAGGTGGGCAGATACAAGCAAATATAGGCACAGTTTGCTGCATGGTCTTATATAATGATGTTAAAGATATACAAATAGGACAGGAAGAATGGAGATCCTTACAGATGCAGAGATCACACAAGCCAAAGAAGATAAAACTTCTACATGATGCAAAAAACAG GTTTCTGGTTATACTGGGCCATTGTGGTGGTTGTGTGTCTGTGCTTAATATGCATTCTGGCAAAATCCAGTTCAGAACTTCTGCTCACAACAACCAGAACATCAGCAGCATGCAGGCATACCCCAACAGTGGCTACCTGCTGACTGCAG GTGAAGATAAAGCTTTGCTGGTTTGGCGTGTGTTCCCATGTGCTCAGCAGTGTTTGAGTCTCCATTTCAGCGTGTTGTGTGATCTGCCTCCTGTTTTGATGGCACTGATGGGAACCCAACTCACTCTCGCCTTACAAGTTCCTGAGAATGATACTTATAGCCTGGTGCAATATAGCTTAGACAGCCAGAGCAGATCTGACCAGCAACCCAATGAAAAGCATCACAACAAAATCACAG GCCTCTGTGCTTGTCATCAGCTGAGCATGTTTGCTTCAAGCAGTCAGGATGGGACTGTACGGATCTGGGATATGGAAAACCACCTTCTTAG AATTCTTGAGCTGAATGCAGAGCCAGAGTGTTTGGCGTACTGTGAGAGTGGAGACCTGCTATTGGGTATCACAGGAGACCTCTACAGAATCCCCCGCACACAACTACTGCCTCTGGACTGCAGGACACAA AAATGGTATCCAGACTCTGAATTACCCAAATCCTGGATCCCAATCATGAGCCGTGAATGCAG GACAGAGAGTTGCCATATTACTAAAAAGGATGGTCCTGAAACTTATGATAGGATAAAAGATCCA GACTTTGGGGCACTTATGGCAATACATAAAGATCTGGAATCCTTGCAAAAAGGAGATGTTGAGTGCAGAAGGAGAAAACCAGCCAACATAAAATCCAAACGAGAGGCTTTCAATAATTACCTGGGTCTAATTTACAGGCAACCCCTTGATATAAGG ATTCCAGAAGAAGATATGTTTGATGTGTATGCTATACTTTTTCCACCTAAACTCCCTGAGCTTCCTCCGCTGAGCCCTTCCTCCTTCACCGATGGCTTATCCACGAGACTACATTCTTCTAAAACACAG AGCGAACTAGAAGTGCAACGCTTGTATAAtgaagaggaggagaagaagaagaagagggaAGAGGCTGACATGCATCTCGCACCCGTTGTAAAGTCTCCATCAACACAGAAGAGCCCTCTTCCACCTTCACCAGTGGCAGAGACACTCATATACCCT CCACAAAAGCCCCTTCCACCAATAAAGAGTCCTACACCCCCTCTGACTCCACCCTCCAAACCTGCCCCAACTTTACTCACCTCTGTCCCTCCCTCGCCCTCTTCTGCCCTACCCTCTCCCACCTCACATGTACCAGAGTTTCTCCTGCAGTTTGTGGATGAACAGTGGTTTCAGAAGATGTTTCCTGATCTGAGT TGTATTTCGAGTTCTTTATGCCCCAAGGAATTCTGCAAGCATCTGTTGAACTTCATGATGTCTTGCAGCGTGGCTCAGAAGAATAGCATCCTGAATGCATTACTTATGCTAATACAGCAGGAGGTGTTAGACAAAGAATCTCTCAGTACAGGACTGCTGGTTTGCCTGGAAAACTGCATTCACAAAAACATG TTAAGGGAGGAACAGCATTTTGTCGGTGAGCTGCTGAATGTGCTGGTGTATCTGAGTCCTGACGGTTTTGACACCATTGTGGAGCTACTCGCCATGTTGGCAAATAAAGAAGCTGATCTTAA GGATTTAGTACTGTGTGTGCTGCAAAGGTTGGGTGTGGAGGAAGCTGAACTGTGGTTATGTCCAGAATTAGAGTCCTGGAACTCCCTGACAAAGCATAAGCCTAACCAGCACCACAGTCTTCGAGACATGGCCAGCCACTGGCTGCTTACCTGGACCAGAAAGTACAAG GTGTACAGTGGGTCTGTGTTCCTACGCAGTGAAGGAATACAGAGTGTGTTCACACCTGTGGAGGTGCTCAAATATTTCTGCTCTGTGCAAAAAGGCAAACAAACTCGACCACCACCACCTCCACCAGAGGGCAGGAAAGATGCTGTCATTGTGCCTTCAGACTTGCCTAG ACTGAAACCAATTCAGCGCCTGGGAGAGACGTACAGCATGTCTAGGATACGGGAGCCTCAAG GACATCTGCTGCCACCATTGCCATATCGACCTGTGTTGATGGATTTCCCACGGTTCCTCTCTCTACCAATGGCTCGTGTAACACTTTCTTCATTCCCCTTTTCCCTGGATTTTCAGCACTTCAGACGCCCCTCACCACAAAGATACTTCTTCCTGGAGCACTCCTATGTACAATATTACAGATAG